The proteins below come from a single Mucilaginibacter mali genomic window:
- a CDS encoding MraY family glycosyltransferase — protein sequence MIYLLYLVLLLIIELAYFKIADRYNIIDKPNHRSSHTEITIRGGGVIFPFSVFLWFVFSGLQYPWFVAGLLLISAISFLDDIKDFSRRLRLLAHLLAMLMVFWQLGLFSVNWIYIPVAFVLLIGVINAYNFMDGINGITGLYSAVALLTLLWINTYKTYFIDSSLLLSVIIGVLIFNFFNFRKKAACFAGDVGSISIAFIICFLLIKLIFQTSDIRYVLLLAVYGVDAVFTIILRLLKGENIFLAHRSHLYQLMVSERKFKHLTVATLYAFMQLIINWIIVVTTDINKYQLICIILIILSVFYIIFRNIVASRRFTKRVRCN from the coding sequence ATGATCTATCTTCTCTATCTGGTGTTGCTGCTTATAATTGAACTGGCTTATTTTAAAATAGCTGATCGTTATAACATTATCGATAAACCTAACCATCGCAGTTCGCATACCGAAATTACCATACGGGGTGGAGGTGTAATTTTTCCTTTTTCGGTTTTTTTGTGGTTCGTTTTTTCGGGGCTTCAATATCCATGGTTTGTTGCAGGTTTATTGCTGATATCGGCCATTAGTTTTTTAGATGATATTAAGGATTTTTCAAGGCGCCTGCGCTTATTAGCGCATTTACTGGCTATGTTGATGGTGTTTTGGCAATTAGGATTGTTTAGCGTTAACTGGATATATATACCTGTAGCATTTGTGTTGTTAATTGGTGTTATAAATGCTTATAACTTTATGGATGGCATTAACGGCATAACGGGTTTATACAGCGCGGTTGCATTGCTTACTTTGCTTTGGATAAATACTTATAAAACTTATTTTATAGATTCGTCTCTGCTTTTATCTGTTATCATAGGTGTTTTAATATTCAATTTTTTCAACTTCCGCAAAAAGGCTGCTTGTTTTGCAGGGGATGTTGGCAGTATATCTATTGCTTTTATTATTTGTTTTCTGTTAATCAAACTTATCTTTCAAACGTCCGATATCCGGTATGTTCTATTATTAGCAGTTTATGGGGTAGATGCTGTATTTACAATTATTTTACGGTTACTTAAAGGTGAGAACATATTTTTGGCACACCGTTCGCATTTATATCAGTTAATGGTAAGCGAGCGTAAATTTAAACATTTAACTGTTGCTACTTTATATGCTTTTATGCAGTTAATTATAAATTGGATAATAGTAGTTACTACAGATATAAATAAATATCAGTTAATATGTATTATATTAATTATATTATCGGTGTTTTACATAATATTTAGAAATATAGTTGCCAGCCGACGCTTTACAAAACGGGTACGGTGTAACTAA
- a CDS encoding polysaccharide biosynthesis protein, whose amino-acid sequence MNIVPRWIIFFLDIFFCTISLILAHAISNNFEVGHVNYSLLNKALFTFLIINCLVFGVLKTYAGIVRYTSGQDSIRILFSVLTSNVAFYAISKSSLLSHFVSRIEQIIIINILFSFVLLISYRLLVKYMFAYINNLKLNQKRVIVYGASETAITTKRILDQQGTGLNMNIVAFIDEDNRIRGKKIDNIKIHPLADIEKIIVSEKINELVIAKEDIDINIKSTIVDVCLANNVRVLNIPPIANWIGGHLNPSQLQNIKIEDVLEREPIHINNTLIESQINSKNILVTGAAGSIGSEMVRQLMKYKPALIILNDIAETALHELQLELEDTGYDNVSFVTFIGDVRNIERMSVLFETYQPNYVYHAAAYKHVPMMENNPCEAINTNVLGTKNIADLSMHHGVEKFVMISTDKAVNPTNVMGASKRIAEMYVQSLVDFHSDDHIVLNKNLSVINSKSKNKNRTKYITTRFGNVLGSNGSVIPRFKAQIQKGGPITVTHPEITRYFMTIPEACRLVLEAGSMGSGGEIYLFDMGKSVKIVDLAKKMIRLSGFVVDQDIKITFTGLRPGEKLYEELLNDAENTIPTHHQKIMIAKVRKQSYIQINKHITELVNLSGSFNDAMVVRKMKEIVPEYKSNNSIFEEFDVAVPVAL is encoded by the coding sequence ATGAATATTGTACCCAGATGGATTATTTTTTTCCTGGATATATTTTTTTGTACAATATCTTTAATATTAGCACATGCTATTAGTAATAACTTTGAAGTAGGCCATGTCAATTATAGTCTGTTAAATAAAGCTTTATTTACTTTCCTTATCATTAACTGCCTCGTATTTGGTGTATTAAAAACATATGCTGGTATTGTACGGTATACCAGCGGTCAGGATTCTATACGTATATTATTTTCAGTGTTAACAAGTAATGTCGCATTTTATGCGATAAGCAAATCTTCTCTGCTTAGTCATTTTGTAAGCAGGATAGAGCAAATAATCATAATTAACATCTTATTTAGCTTTGTATTGCTGATAAGTTACCGCTTATTGGTAAAATACATGTTTGCTTATATAAATAACCTGAAGCTTAATCAAAAGCGTGTAATAGTGTATGGTGCAAGTGAAACAGCCATTACAACCAAGCGCATACTAGATCAACAGGGCACGGGGCTAAATATGAATATAGTAGCCTTTATTGACGAAGATAACCGCATACGCGGCAAAAAAATAGACAATATTAAGATACATCCATTAGCAGATATTGAAAAAATCATTGTATCAGAAAAAATCAACGAACTTGTTATTGCAAAAGAAGATATCGATATCAATATAAAAAGCACCATAGTTGATGTTTGCCTTGCCAACAATGTTAGGGTTTTAAATATACCGCCAATTGCAAACTGGATAGGCGGACATCTTAACCCAAGTCAGTTGCAAAATATAAAAATTGAAGATGTATTGGAACGTGAGCCAATACATATTAACAATACACTGATTGAAAGTCAAATAAACAGTAAAAACATATTAGTAACAGGTGCAGCCGGCTCAATAGGTTCTGAAATGGTGCGGCAATTAATGAAATATAAGCCTGCCCTTATCATTTTAAATGATATCGCCGAAACAGCTTTACATGAATTGCAATTAGAGTTAGAAGATACAGGCTATGATAATGTCAGTTTTGTAACCTTTATAGGCGATGTGCGTAATATAGAACGCATGAGTGTTTTGTTTGAAACTTACCAGCCAAATTATGTGTATCATGCAGCAGCATATAAACATGTGCCGATGATGGAGAACAATCCTTGTGAAGCGATAAATACCAATGTACTGGGTACTAAAAACATTGCAGACCTATCTATGCACCACGGTGTAGAAAAATTTGTGATGATATCTACCGATAAAGCGGTAAACCCAACAAATGTTATGGGCGCGTCGAAACGTATTGCCGAAATGTATGTGCAATCTTTGGTTGATTTCCACAGTGACGATCATATTGTGCTCAACAAAAATTTGAGTGTTATCAATAGTAAATCGAAAAATAAAAACCGTACAAAATATATCACCACACGGTTTGGTAACGTATTAGGCTCTAATGGTTCGGTAATACCGCGTTTTAAAGCGCAGATACAAAAAGGCGGGCCAATAACAGTAACACACCCCGAAATTACCCGTTATTTTATGACCATACCTGAAGCCTGTCGACTGGTACTTGAAGCCGGTTCTATGGGCAGTGGGGGAGAGATATACCTTTTTGATATGGGTAAATCGGTTAAAATTGTCGACTTGGCAAAAAAGATGATCAGGCTTTCGGGCTTCGTTGTCGATCAGGATATCAAAATTACCTTTACAGGTTTACGCCCAGGCGAAAAATTATACGAAGAGTTATTGAATGATGCCGAAAACACCATCCCAACTCATCATCAAAAGATCATGATAGCTAAAGTACGCAAGCAATCTTACATACAAATAAACAAACACATTACAGAATTGGTTAACCTTTCCGGCTCGTTTAACGATGCAATGGTTGTACGAAAAATGAAAGAAATTGTACCCGAGTATAAAAGTAACAATTCGATATTCGAGGAATTTGATGTTGCCGTGCCCGTTGCTTTATAA
- the rfaE1 gene encoding D-glycero-beta-D-manno-heptose-7-phosphate kinase: MTAFTLPRNNEIRICVIGDMMLDHYINGSCSRISPEAPVQVVDISGEKYSLGGAGNVLKNLNSLGCQPTIISLIGDDDAGKVMHGELTNTASSSVALITDATRRTTIKTRVIVSRHQLIRLDKEDRHYCSKDMADKIIARYRECIHETDLLIISDYCKGVLSPYLVEQLIKLSTEHNISTIVDSKHKDLSKYKGATLIKPNKKEAALASGVNIVDDKTLEQACGIIAAVTACQTVVVTLSEDGIAIYHAGQLTKIPTKAIEVFDVTGAGDTVIAALGVALANGMDISTACNFANHAAAVVVAKFGSAVATLDEINKLSTTF; encoded by the coding sequence ATGACTGCTTTTACACTACCTCGTAACAACGAGATAAGGATATGTGTTATAGGCGATATGATGCTTGATCACTATATCAATGGCTCATGTAGCCGTATATCGCCCGAGGCACCCGTACAGGTGGTGGATATTTCTGGCGAAAAATACAGTTTGGGCGGAGCTGGCAATGTGCTGAAAAATCTTAATTCGTTAGGCTGCCAGCCTACTATAATCAGTTTAATAGGCGATGATGATGCTGGTAAGGTAATGCATGGTGAGTTAACCAATACAGCTTCCTCATCTGTTGCTTTAATAACTGATGCAACCAGGCGCACAACAATAAAAACCAGGGTTATTGTAAGCCGGCACCAATTGATACGCCTTGATAAGGAGGACAGGCACTATTGTAGTAAAGATATGGCCGATAAAATTATTGCAAGATACCGGGAATGTATTCATGAGACAGACCTGTTGATCATATCAGACTATTGTAAAGGCGTGTTAAGCCCATACCTGGTTGAGCAATTGATAAAATTGTCAACAGAACACAATATCAGTACTATTGTTGATTCGAAACATAAGGACCTGTCGAAATACAAGGGGGCAACTTTAATTAAACCTAATAAAAAAGAAGCGGCTTTGGCTTCGGGGGTAAATATAGTTGATGACAAAACACTTGAACAGGCTTGCGGAATAATAGCAGCGGTAACAGCCTGCCAAACGGTAGTTGTTACTTTGTCCGAGGATGGTATAGCTATCTATCATGCGGGCCAACTTACCAAAATACCTACAAAAGCAATAGAGGTGTTTGACGTTACCGGAGCAGGAGATACGGTTATTGCCGCGTTGGGTGTAGCCTTAGCCAATGGTATGGATATTAGCACAGCCTGCAATTTTGCAAATCATGCCGCAGCTGTTGTAGTAGCCAAGTTTGGCAGCGCCGTAGCCACTTTAGATGAAATTAATAAATTAAGCACCACTTTTTAA